The genomic region CCGTCAAAGAGACTTTTTTCAAGGCTTGAATGGGGCCGTAATGAACGTCAACGTTTTTAAATTCCATTAATGTAGTCATAGGGTTACCTCTTCACCTTCTTCTGCACCAAGGTAAGCAGCAACAACCTTTGGATTACTCTTAATATCATCTGGACCACCTTTGGCAATAACCACCCCATGATCCAACACAACGATGTAATCGGAGATGTCCATAACCATGCCCATGTCATGCTCGATCAACAACACCGTCGTGTTATGTTCATCACGCAACACACGAATCATTTTAGTAAGTGCTTCTGTTTCAGAAGGGTTCAGACCGGCTGCAGGCTCATCCAGACAAACAATTTCAGGATTAGTACACATGGCACGCGCAATTTCTAAGCGACGCTGTTGACCATAAGAAAGTTCACCAGCTAAACGGTTAGCAGACTCGACCAGATCAACAACACCCAGCCAATAAAAAACACGTTCTAAGGCTTCTTCTTCCGCTTTTCTATACGCTTTCGTATTCAAGATACCGGAGATTAAGCTGCGATTGACTCGCATATGCTGAGCAACCAGCAAGTTCTCAACCACCGACATTTCTTTAAACAAACGAATATTCTGAAAGGTTCGAGACAAACCTGCGCGGTTTACAAGGTGAGAACCACCAAACATTTTGTACTTAAGACGAGCAAAAAATGCGACAGGTGAGAAAAAGTCAGTCACCTTAAATGGTTCGCCAAGCACTTTAATAATGCTGGTTTCTTTGCCGCCAGCCGACAAAATAATTTTTCCGCCTGTCGCCTTATAAAACCCTGTTAAACAGTTAAATACCGTCGTTTTACCAGCGCCATTCGGTCCAATCAGAGCGGATACAGAACCGCGCTTAATATCAAAAGTCACATCATTTAGTGCTTTAATACCACCAAAGTGCATCACCAAGTTTTCAACTGCTAAAATATTTTCTTGGCTCATTTCACTACCCCTTTTTTCGCAGCAAAACCTGTTCGAGTAACACGAACAATACCTCGAGGTTTCCAAATCATCATCACTACCATCAGAATACCAAACATCAACACACGGTATTCTGCGAACTCCCTTAACATTTCAGGTAACACAGTCAAACAGAAGGCAGCAATAACAACACCTAGTGTCGATCCCATACCGCCAAGCACCACGATAGCCAGTATCAAAGCGGACTCGAAAAAGGTAAACGACGATGGGTTAACGAAACCTTGGTATGTCGCAAAAAACACACCAGCTAAACCACCAGTTGATGCGCCCAACATAAATGCCGAAAGTTTTACCAATACATGGTTTAAACCTAATGAACGGCAGGCAATTTCAT from Marinomonas rhizomae harbors:
- a CDS encoding ABC transporter ATP-binding protein, with translation MSQENILAVENLVMHFGGIKALNDVTFDIKRGSVSALIGPNGAGKTTVFNCLTGFYKATGGKIILSAGGKETSIIKVLGEPFKVTDFFSPVAFFARLKYKMFGGSHLVNRAGLSRTFQNIRLFKEMSVVENLLVAQHMRVNRSLISGILNTKAYRKAEEEALERVFYWLGVVDLVESANRLAGELSYGQQRRLEIARAMCTNPEIVCLDEPAAGLNPSETEALTKMIRVLRDEHNTTVLLIEHDMGMVMDISDYIVVLDHGVVIAKGGPDDIKSNPKVVAAYLGAEEGEEVTL